Below is a window of Thermococcus sp. DNA.
AAAACCCCTGTAAAAACCCTTTTTACCTGGCCAATTCTTCAGGGTGGGAACCCCAATCCAACGGAAAGCGCGATTGACATCCTTTGATTGGAATCAATGAGAGAAAACTTCATGAATTGTCCGATTTCATGAGTTGGACTAAATGAAACCTTGTATTTTACAAATCCAAAAACTGGACAATACTTGTTCTTTCTTCTCGTTGATTCCAATCAATGATAACTCCCAGCATAGATTTGGATCCATCCCAAAAACAAGAACCACTCCTATTTTCTACAGGCCTAAGTCAATGCTTTCAAAAATTAGTAGAATGTGCGTGTTTAGTGTCTTTTTCTGCAAGGGGGCTCTTTTGGTCTCTTGATTTCCTAGGTAAAGTTAAGCGAATACTACGGGACTTAATAGAATCTGGTCCCGCAACCTAGAGGTATGTTTTTATTTGTAGAATGATACTACAAGATTGGGGGATTAAGATGAAGGTAATAGTCTGGGGCGATGGAATCAGTTTAAACTTTGTGAAAAGCGATAAAGTCCTCAAGCTAAAAAGAGGGGGCGTAGACATGGTGGCGCCGGCAGAGTGGAGGAGTTTACCTTGTTTAAACTGCCAAGAGGTTGAAGAGAAGTTAATTGGGGCTTATTTGAAGGGCAACAGTAGGGCTATTCTCGTGGCTTTACCTGGTGGAAATAGAACTGGATTTGTTTATGAAATTGCGGCGATAGAGGAGCTATTAAAAGAAGTTTTCGGTAATGAAGCTTACTTAACTGACTTTAGAATAGTTAATAGAGAGGAGAATCAGAAAAGCCAAATTGAGGTTCAAGTTCTCTGAAGGACTCGAAGAGAGTTCCGGAGAATTCCATTCTAGGACTTTTTTTTCTAGAGATTTATTTTATGAAAACAAGTTCAGTTTTTAATTAGCTCCAGAAGATACAATTGCTTCTAGGACAACACTTGGGGCCTCTCTGTCGTGAATTATTTTGGGAGTTGTTAATACCTGCTCAAAAAAGTTAGTTGCTTGTTGATAACTTCAGATTAAAGGACCCAGAAATTGGGCGATGAATGTTTTAAAGGGCCTTTAAATGTGCTCTCTAAAGCTTTTTAAAGGCCTCTGTACTTGAAATTAACGAGTTGAGGCGATGAATCAATGACTTGGGCGATGAGTTCCACTCCCACCAAAAAGCCGTATTCGGTAAATAAAGCCCGTTCCGGGCTTTTAGATTGCCGGGGCGATGAAGAGATTCATCCCTCCTGACGGGGACTCGCTCCCCCCGAGATGAAGACGCGGTCCCCCCTCGAGCCCTTTTGGAGGTGGGAGCTTGGAGAACCTTGAGGTAATTTACCCCGACCTGTTCCCCGTAGAGATTCCGCCGAACACGGTGATGCTCAAGGGGCTAAACTGGGACTCAAACGTCTACCTCTTCCGGTCTGGAAAGGAGGCACTGGTGGTTGACACAGGAACCGGGAGAAACGTGGAGCGCTACTTTTCCCTCTGGCTCAGTGAAGGCTATCTCACCGGACTGAAAAAAGTCGTGATTTTCAACACCCACGAACACTTCGACCACATTGGGGGAAATCTCAGGATGAAGGAGCTCTTTGAAAGGCTCGGCGTCGAGGTTACCTTCTCGGCCCATAGAATAACCGCCGAGGTCATTGAAAGGGCAGAGAGTCGCATCATTCTCGACTACGCATACGGGGAAAGGTTCCCGGGCCATGAAGTCGAGCTGAAGCTGAGGGACGGCGATTACATCAAAATAGGGAAGAGAAAACTCCTGCTAATCCATACACCGGGCCACACCGCTGGAAGTTCGTGCCTCTACCTAGATGGAGAAGTGAAGCTAATCTTCACCGGCGACACTATATTCAAGGGCACCGTTGGAAGAACGGACCTGCCGACGGGAAGCAGGGAGGAGCTGAGAAAGAGCGTTGAGAGACTGGCCGAGCTCGATGTGGACTTCGGACTGCCCGGACACGGGTGGATTATAAAGGACTGGCCTGAAAACATTGAAAGGGTGATGAGGCTCCTATGAGGAAGGGCTCTTTGAAGGAGGTTCTGGCAAAGATTAAACACGACCCCAGGGAAGATGAGAGGAATTACTATATCGTCATTGAGCATCGGGGGGCCTACGGAAACGAGAAGAAAATTCCCGTTGAGATGATAGAGCTGGGGCACGGCTACTTCTTCATCGGAGAAACCCAGATTCCCTACCACAGGGTCCTGCGCGTTGTTAGGAAAGATGGAAGGGTTGTGTGGGAAAAACGCTCAAGAGATTAACTCAAGCTCCGACGTTAAAATCGCCCATTCCCTCTTCTCGAATGCATCTGGAATGGCCGTTGCTATGAGATAACCCTCGTTTAGTATCGCCAGATCCTTGATGTAGAGGACAAAATCAAGGGTCTCCCTGAAGCCGAGCTGAGTAACAAGGTAGCTGAGGTTCTGAATGAACACAACTCCCCTTCTCTCTTTCGAAGCACACTCCTTGAAAAAGTGAGCTATTTCTCCCCTAACGTCAGGCAATAACTCGGGAGGAACTGCATTCTCTACCTCAGCCTTTGTAATCCACAGGACTTTCCCGCAGTCCTCAATGAATTCAGAAAACTTTCGAGGGTTGTCTCGAACCAGTGCCAGCAGTCTCTTCGGTTCGTCCAGAAAGTCGAGGAGGAAATATCTGGCTTTAACGTCATCGGTGAGGAGATACGCACCGGAATCGAGTTCCCAGGGAGAAGAACGCCTGTGCTCAAAGGCTTCTATGAGTTCAGATACGCTCTTTATTTCCTCATAGTGTTTTTGCTCCATAATCATAAGACTAAGGGCAAGTTCTCTTACTTTCTCGTCTCTGGCAACGCTCGCGAGCAACTCGTAGGTCTGCTTTGCGAAGAGCTCGCTCTCCATGCAGTAGCGCAGTGCAGATGCGTAGTCCTTGGCGTTTTCGAACTTTGGGTAGAACGGATAGACCTCAACAGGGGGAATATCAACTTTAACAGGCTCTTCATTGGGAAACAGCCTATCAAAAAGGTTTCTTAGGGTATTTTCGTGAAGCTTACTTTCTTCGCTCATTTTCTCGAAGAGAACCTTGACACTTCGTCTCTTTGCCCGTCTTGCCAACTCCGCGTAATATTTAGCCTCTTCTTCTTCGTTAAAGATTGCATAGCTTAAAAGCTCCTTCGCTGAGAGATTTTTCAATCTGTTGACGATTTCTCTCATTATCTCACTTGGATCTCGCTCCATTTTCTAACGCCATTATCCCTATCGGAAATTCAAAAGAAAAGTTTTTCTATGAGCGAGCCTACCGACTCCCATGATTGACGCTCACGCGCACTTCGAGTTCTACAAGAAGGAGGCACCAAGGGTCATCGAGGAGTGCCAGAGAGAACTGAAGGCAGTTGTGGACTCCATAACCGAGTACCGGAAGGCCCACGTCTGGAAGAGCTGGGAGCTACTGAGACCGTACTTCGGCTTTATCTTTCCCACCCTTGGCTACCACCCAAACGAAGCGCGGAGAGGCAACTGGGAGAAGGTGAAGAAGGTCGAGGAGTTCATCCTTGGGCACAAGGACGAGATAGTCGCCATCGGGGAGATAGGCCTCGACTACCACTACGCGGAGAACGAGAAGCAGAGGGAAAACCAGAGGGAAATCTTCAGGCACTTCCTTGGGCTCGCCCTCGAACTCAACCTTCCGGTTGTGATACATGCGAGAGATGCAGAAAAAGAGGCTTACGAGCTCGTCCAGAGGGTCGGGGTCAGGGCATACTTCCACTCTTACGCCGGAAGTGTTGAGCTGGCCAAAGAGATAGTCGAGAACGGCCACCTGATTGGCATAAACACGGGGATAGTCTTCATCCCAGAGGTGAAGGAGGTTGCCGAGGCTATAGACCTCGATTACCTGCTCACTGAGACCGATTCACCGTACATGAGCCCCTTCAAGGGACAGCGTAACGTCCCGTGCAACGTCCGCGTTGCCATCGAGTGGATAGCAAAACTCCAGGGGCTTGAGTTTGAGGAAGTGGAAAGGGAAACCGAAAAAAACGCCGTCGAGTTCTTTAAGATGGAGGTGGAGCTATGAAAGTTGAGGAAGTCGAGAGAGTAAAGGCCATTCTGGAAGAACTTGGAGAAAGAGAGCTAATCGAACGCGTTGAGTCATTTGTGAGGCTGAACGAAGGCCTTGAGACCAAGAAGGGCGAGGACTACATAAGGCTCTCGATTCTAAGCTTTCTTGAGGGCCTACTTATGAGCCTCAAACTAAAATATCCCGGGAACGAAAAACTGAGTGAGCTATACTCGGAGATAAGTGCAAAGAGGGCCGAGCTTGACGAGCTCTTCAGGAAACCGGCGATGCAGAACCTTTAGTAGAAGTCGGGAAAAAGTTCAACCTCCTGAACGTAGCTCCTCCTTATCTTTAGAGCAGTTTTAGCCCTCTCCAGCTCCCTTCCGAGGTAAAAGGCGTGCCTCGGGCTTATCTCAAAGTGCTCCAGAATCGTGTCGATTATCGCGTTC
It encodes the following:
- a CDS encoding DUF3216 domain-containing protein, whose protein sequence is MKVEEVERVKAILEELGERELIERVESFVRLNEGLETKKGEDYIRLSILSFLEGLLMSLKLKYPGNEKLSELYSEISAKRAELDELFRKPAMQNL
- a CDS encoding DUF835 domain-containing protein; amino-acid sequence: MERDPSEIMREIVNRLKNLSAKELLSYAIFNEEEEAKYYAELARRAKRRSVKVLFEKMSEESKLHENTLRNLFDRLFPNEEPVKVDIPPVEVYPFYPKFENAKDYASALRYCMESELFAKQTYELLASVARDEKVRELALSLMIMEQKHYEEIKSVSELIEAFEHRRSSPWELDSGAYLLTDDVKARYFLLDFLDEPKRLLALVRDNPRKFSEFIEDCGKVLWITKAEVENAVPPELLPDVRGEIAHFFKECASKERRGVVFIQNLSYLVTQLGFRETLDFVLYIKDLAILNEGYLIATAIPDAFEKREWAILTSELELIS
- a CDS encoding MBL fold metallo-hydrolase, which translates into the protein MENLEVIYPDLFPVEIPPNTVMLKGLNWDSNVYLFRSGKEALVVDTGTGRNVERYFSLWLSEGYLTGLKKVVIFNTHEHFDHIGGNLRMKELFERLGVEVTFSAHRITAEVIERAESRIILDYAYGERFPGHEVELKLRDGDYIKIGKRKLLLIHTPGHTAGSSCLYLDGEVKLIFTGDTIFKGTVGRTDLPTGSREELRKSVERLAELDVDFGLPGHGWIIKDWPENIERVMRLL
- a CDS encoding YchF/TatD family DNA exonuclease, producing the protein MIDAHAHFEFYKKEAPRVIEECQRELKAVVDSITEYRKAHVWKSWELLRPYFGFIFPTLGYHPNEARRGNWEKVKKVEEFILGHKDEIVAIGEIGLDYHYAENEKQRENQREIFRHFLGLALELNLPVVIHARDAEKEAYELVQRVGVRAYFHSYAGSVELAKEIVENGHLIGINTGIVFIPEVKEVAEAIDLDYLLTETDSPYMSPFKGQRNVPCNVRVAIEWIAKLQGLEFEEVERETEKNAVEFFKMEVEL
- a CDS encoding DUF504 domain-containing protein, coding for MRKGSLKEVLAKIKHDPREDERNYYIVIEHRGAYGNEKKIPVEMIELGHGYFFIGETQIPYHRVLRVVRKDGRVVWEKRSRD